The Syntrophorhabdaceae bacterium DNA window CAACTGGAACCGGATAGCATCGAGGCATACAACAATCTGGGGTACGTCTATGAAAAGATGGAGAGATTCGGCAGCGCCAAGCAGATGTTCCAGAAGGCTCTCCAGCTAAATCCGAACGACCCCGAGGCATTCGTCAATCTTGCCAACATCGCCGATCTTCAGGGTGATTACAATGGCGCGATCAGCCTCTGGAAAAAGGCCATCGAGGTAGATCCCGGTACAGCGTCACCACATTTTTGTCTTGCCGTTATGTATGACAGGCACGATATGTTTGACGAGGCCATGGAACAGTACCAGGAGGTTATTGCAATAGACCCGGACCACATCAAGGCCTTATTTAATCTCGGCAACCTCTACATCCAGCATGGAGAATACAACAAATCGCTGGAGTGTTTCAGACGGGTATTGGAACTGGACGACCGGAACGCGGACGCGTGGAATAATCTTGGCTCCATCTACGAGGAAATGGGAAAGGATGACGAGGCTATAACTGCCTATAGGCGATCACTGAACCTGAACAACTTCCAGGAGGAGGCCCACTTTAACCTTGCCCGCCTGGAATATGAGAAAAATCTGGAAAACTTCATCAGTGAAAAGTCAGAAGAGATCAAGAAAAGATTATATTTTATCCTCTCAATTAATCCGAAAAATTCAAAAGCCCTTCAGATGCTGAAAGGCCTTGAAGAGAATCTACAGCCTTAGGACCCCAGTTTTTTCATTATCACATTAAGGATCTCGCTCCATATCGATACCGGGTCAACAGACGGTGAAGCTGTTAACTGGGGATTCTTTTCAAGCGTCTGTGCGGCCAGTACCCCTGCGATCTTTCTCCGGTGTTCGGTATTTGCAGACTGTGTCTGCTCAAGGATATGGGGTGGGATGTCGATCTTGATCTTAAATCCAGCGATAGTTGCCACATCCGGTTCATCCGGTGGTTCCGGAGGAGCTTCGGGGGGCGGTGGCGTTGGTGGCTGCTCTGCAGCCGGTGGTGGCGGAGGCTCTGCGGCCGGTGGTGGCGGAGGCTCTGCGGCCGGTGGTGGCGGTACTTCTGCAAGGGGTTCCTGTATCTTTTCTTCAGCCGGCGGGATAGTGACCTGCGGTTCCGGAGGTATTACCACTACTTCCCGTACAACTTCCTCAGGTGGCGGAGGCGGCGGTGCAACGTGCTCTGCTTTTGCCTCTTTCGGCAATATCTTTTTCTTTCTATCCTTTTCCGTTACAATCTCTTCACGGGGCGCCTGAGGCGTCGGCCGTTCTCTGCTCTTTCTCTTCTGGATAGCAGGACCTGTCAGCTTTTCAAAACGCTCACCAATCTGCTTTACCACATCGCCTATGATGGTATCGAAGCGGTTCGTCTCTCCTGCCTTCAGACATAACTTGGCAATCTTGTTGACAAGGCGGGGCACTCCGTGGTCAGAGTATTCCCAGAGCCAGTGGATCGCGTCATCGGTAAAAATGTTCCTTGTTCCACCTGCCAGTTTCACCCGTGTCTCAACGTAGTTCCTGACCAATTCCTCAGACTCTATCTTGTCAATCCTGTTGTATGTTCCGATACGCTGAAAAAGATTGGCCCGTTTCGGATGTTCCAGCCTGCTTGCCAGTTCCATCTGTCCCGCCAGGACTATGGTAAAAAGGTTCCTTGTATCATCCTGCATATTCGTAAGGAGCCTCAGGCTCTCCAGATTGGCCGGAGATATGGCATTCGCCTCGTCTATAAATATGAGCACCTTTTTCCCTTCATCGATCGTCTCAAATAAAAGTTTGTTGAAAGTCTCCAGGAGATCGACCTTGCCCCTTCTTTCGCACTGTTTTCCCGTCAATTGACCTATGATCTCCTTTAATAGCTGGACAAAGGACATATCGGGGTTCGTGACAAAGGCAATCTTGTATTTCTCGTGATCCAGTGAATCAAGGATCATCCTTAACGACAGGGTTTTACCCAGGCCTACATCGCCGACAATAACGGTGAGGCACTCATTCCCTTCCTCTATTGCAAAAAGAGTCTCGGCTATCGTATTTTCAACCGATGCGTGGGATTCCACATACATCGACGGGTCCGGCACATTATCAAATGGTGGCTTTTTAAGACCCCAGTATTCAGTATACATGTAGTTGACCTCCTTCTATGGCGGGAAAAGACTTCGTTGCAACTACTTCTGTCGTCATCTACGATAAACCTCCCTGCTCCCTATAACTGTATATTGCCACTCAGGTAATCTATAACGTCCTCAAGTAAGAAACGCCTCAGTTTCCCTATCTTGTAACTCTTTATCTCTTTCAGTCTCACAAGTTTGTAGAGAAAGCTCCTGCTTATCTGGAGCATCGTTGCCACATCTTTGGAGTTGAGCATCCTCGTGGTATAAACAGGCTTGAAATGAAAATTAAAGGCAGTCTTACCGCCTTCAGCCTCCTCCATCGATATCTTGACACCCTGATGCTTCCCGCCTACCAGATCTTTTATTAAGTTCATTGACTGGACAACCTGCGACTGTTGTGGCGTCAGCTCAATAGAAAATATCTGTTCTTCATCACCGGTAACCTCTTTGAAGATGAGGTTATCACCATCATGGATATGGAAACTCGGCGGCAACATAAGGTTCGGCACATTCGATACTTCCTGAATCTCCTGTT harbors:
- a CDS encoding tetratricopeptide repeat protein, which produces QLEPDSIEAYNNLGYVYEKMERFGSAKQMFQKALQLNPNDPEAFVNLANIADLQGDYNGAISLWKKAIEVDPGTASPHFCLAVMYDRHDMFDEAMEQYQEVIAIDPDHIKALFNLGNLYIQHGEYNKSLECFRRVLELDDRNADAWNNLGSIYEEMGKDDEAITAYRRSLNLNNFQEEAHFNLARLEYEKNLENFISEKSEEIKKRLYFILSINPKNSKALQMLKGLEENLQP
- a CDS encoding AAA family ATPase; its protein translation is MYTEYWGLKKPPFDNVPDPSMYVESHASVENTIAETLFAIEEGNECLTVIVGDVGLGKTLSLRMILDSLDHEKYKIAFVTNPDMSFVQLLKEIIGQLTGKQCERRGKVDLLETFNKLLFETIDEGKKVLIFIDEANAISPANLESLRLLTNMQDDTRNLFTIVLAGQMELASRLEHPKRANLFQRIGTYNRIDKIESEELVRNYVETRVKLAGGTRNIFTDDAIHWLWEYSDHGVPRLVNKIAKLCLKAGETNRFDTIIGDVVKQIGERFEKLTGPAIQKRKSRERPTPQAPREEIVTEKDRKKKILPKEAKAEHVAPPPPPPEEVVREVVVIPPEPQVTIPPAEEKIQEPLAEVPPPPAAEPPPPPAAEPPPPPAAEQPPTPPPPEAPPEPPDEPDVATIAGFKIKIDIPPHILEQTQSANTEHRRKIAGVLAAQTLEKNPQLTASPSVDPVSIWSEILNVIMKKLGS
- a CDS encoding helix-turn-helix domain-containing protein, encoding MEKLTIVTRRRKAQQQGQDSPVNTIESVPKEQEIQEVSNVPNLMLPPSFHIHDGDNLIFKEVTGDEEQIFSIELTPQQSQVVQSMNLIKDLVGGKHQGVKISMEEAEGGKTAFNFHFKPVYTTRMLNSKDVATMLQISRSFLYKLVRLKEIKSYKIGKLRRFLLEDVIDYLSGNIQL